The region CCGAGCAATACGACGACGCCCTCGCCCAACGCCGCATCCCCAGCTACACCAGCGCCCGCATCGGCGCCACCTGGCAAGCCACGGAGCAAGTCACGCTCCACGCCCGCGTCGACAACCTCTTCGACGAGGAAATTTCCACCGGCCTCAGCAGCGATGGCATCCGCACCATCGCCGCCCCCCGCTCCTTCTGGCTCGGTGCCGAGTGGATTTTCTAACCACTGTGAGTATTAGTCTCACTCGCTCTCCTCCGGCACCGCCAGCGCCTTCGCATCGATCTGCATCCGCTCCTTCAACACGTGCTGGTACATAAATCCGCCGCCGATGAGAAGCACGCCGAGGACCACATACAGCCACCGCAGATTGCTCCGATCCAGATTCCCCACCCAGTGATCCACGATCGTCGCACAGACACTTCCCGAGACAAGCATCACCACGGAATAGGTCCACGCCTTCTGCAGATAGGAAAAGTCACCCACCGGAAAATTAAAGCCGCCTAACAGCCAGAACGCCGCTAACAAAACCACAAGGATCCCAACGCGGATCGACGTGAACGCGAACTCCATGGATAAGGAAGATGCCCGGACGCGTCGCATGATCGAGTCCAATCACACGGGATGCAAACGGCTCACCGCTTCTTCCGGATTCCATCAAATCTCTCACGCACTTCCTTCGCCGTCCCGATGCTCAAGTGGATCGTGTAGTCGTGAACGAACCCCGGCTTGATCTGCATCGTGCGCACCGGAGCAAAGTAAGAGCACCCCGCGCCCTTGGGCCCATCCGCACCGGCGAAGCGATAGCACGTGAGCTCACTGCTTCCCGGAAAATACACCCCAACCCCGCGGCCATCGGCCCCCAGGTAAGCCGCCCATTCCTCGGTCGCCTTGCAGCTCTCGTTCGGCCATCCGGGCTGCCGTACGGAAAGGGCCTCACCGGTCCACGGCTTCTCTCCGCTATAGCAGGCGAGATCCGCAAAGGCGTGATCGATGAACACCGCAGGCAATTCCTGATGGGCGGGCGGATGCTCTTCGCTCCCGCTATAAGTGAATCGAAACCGGATCGTCGCCACCTTCCCTTCGAGCTTGATCCACTCCTCCATCCGGCAGTCCTCCACATCCTGACCACCCGCCCAATTCACCGGCACGCTTTTGACATAAAGCCCGCCGCCCTCATCACGGTTCTCCAGAACTCGCGCCGGCTTCCCCTTGAAGTCCCCGCCTTGCACCGGATTCCAACGCCACGGCTGCTCACCCCATTTTGAGCCGTCGGACTTGCCATAGTACGACTGCTGGATGAAGCGACCGCGGTCGTAGTGATTGAGCAAGTTGCGGTCACCCGGGAGCTCGGAAAACCAGAACACCGACCCTCCGGACGAAAGATCGACTCCGATCTTCACCTCGCCGTTGCTCAGGAACTTCTCTCCCTTCGCGAGTTCTTCCCCAGACACGACCAAAGCCAATGCCATCCATGCAACCAGAGTCTTCATTCTGGATGCATGAAACGTCCGCTCGTGCCTCAGCCTGTCACGTCACGGCACCAGCAGCACCTTCCCATCGCGCCCTTCTCCGCCCACGCGTTCAAGCGCGGAACCAAACTCCTCCAAGGAATAAGTCGAATCCACCGGCACGCTCATGCTTCCGCCCAGCATCAAGCCGGCTAGCTTGCCGTAGGCCTCATCCAGTTCGTTCTTCGCCGCGCTTTCGATCCACTTCGTGATCCATAGCCCGCGGATCTGCAGATCTTTGAAAATGAGCAAACCATTCGGAACGGTCACCGGCCTGCGAGCCATCGCTCCGAAGGTGATATGGATCCCGCCGGGCGCGAGCAGATTCATCAACCGCAAGGCGCTCTCACCACCGACGCAATTGAACGCGAGCTTCGGCCTCTCGGCAGTGGCAGCCTTTGCCGTTTCCAGCCCGGCATCATCATCCGTCACCACCACATCCGCGCCAAGCGCAAGCAGCTCGTCGATCAGCTCCGGACGACGTACGAGATTCATCGTACGAATCCCAAGCTCCTTCGCCACCGCGATCACACAGCGACCCACACCGGAGTTCGCAGCGTTCTGAACAATCCAAGACCCCGGCTCCGGCGTGCCGAACCCGGTCAACAACCGCCACGCCGTGGCCGGATTCACCTTCAGCATCGCCGCCTGCAGCGGATCAATACCCACCGGCAACTTGAAGAGATCCTCCGCCGCCAACTGCACATGCGTCGCCCAGCTCCCCGCACGACGCAGCACGATCGCGCGATCGCCCGGTTGAAAATCCACCGACCGGCTCTCCACCACCTCGCCACACCCTTCAATCCCCGGCACCGCAGGCAGCCCCGGCTTCACGCCATAGGTGCCCTCGATCAGATTCAGATCAGCCGGATTCACCGGCGCCGCCAGAATCTTCAACCGCACCTCGCCATCCGCAAGAGGCGGCAACTCCAGCGGCTCAAGCCGCAGCACCTCGGCAGGCTTGCCAAATTCGTGGAAGAGAAGGGCATTCATGGTTGGAATCACACAGATTGATTTTTCACGGGAAAAGCCCCCGCTGCGCCTTCACATCCGCCACCGTCTTGATCGCCAGCGCCTGGGCGGCGGTGCGATGCGGCAGCTTGTGCTTCTCTGAGAAATGCAGCACGCGTGAAAAAGCACTCTCCAGCATCGTCTCTAGCTTCGTCAGTACCTCTCGCTCCGTCCACTGGAAGCGCTGCAGGTTCTGCACCCATTCGAAATACGAGACCGTCACGCCACCCGCGTTGCACAGGATGTCGGGAATGACAAAAATGTCACCGCGCTCGTTGAGGACCGCATCCGCCTCCGGTGTCGTCGGACCGTTCGCGCCCTCCGCAAGCACCTTGCATTTCAGCAGCGGCGCATTCTCGCCCGTGATGACCATGTCGGTCGCAGCGGGAACCAGAATGTCGCAGGGCTGGCAAAGCAACGCCGCCGGATCGATCGGCTCCGCTTCGGCGAACCCCTGGATGCTTCCGTGAGCTGCCACATGATCCCGCAGCTTGCGGGTGTCGATCCCTCCATCATTCCAGATCGCTCCCGTAACATCGGAAATCCCGAGGATCTTCACCTTCGAATTCGAAAGCGCATACGCCGCATGCGCACCCACATTGCCAAAACCCTGCACCACCGCAGTCGCCCCATCGATCGGCAGGTTCAGCTTGTTCAGCGCACGACACGCGAGGAAAGCGACACCATGGCCTGTCGCCTGCGTGCGCCCCGCCGAACCTTGCAGACTCAACGGCTTGCCAGTGACAATCCCTGGAACCAAGCGCCCCGCGTGGGTCGAGTAGGTATCCGTCATCCACGCCATGGTCTGCTCATTGGTGCCCATGTCGGGTGCCATGATGTCGATGTCCTCGCCGATGAAAGGGATCATCTCCATCGTGTAGCGGCGGGTGATGCGCTCGAGTTCGCCCACACTCATCGTTCGCGGATCGCACGTAATGCCGCCCTTGCCACCACCGAAGGGCAGGTCCATCAGCGCGCATTTCCAATTCATCCACATCGCCAGCGCCGCCACCTCTCCCAGATCGACCCGCGGGTGATACCGCAGGCCGCCCTTCACCGGCCCGCGCGTCAGGTGATGCTGCACCCGGTGGCCGAAATACACCCTGACAGTGCCATCATCGTGACGGATCGGCACCGTCACCGTGATCAGTCGCTTCGGCCACTTGGTTCGCTCGCGCAGCTCATCGTTGAGCCCCAGGAAATCAGCTACCCCGTCAAATTGCGTCGCCGCCATGGCGAAGACCGGATTTCGCAAAAGTTCGTCGCGCATGCGGCTTATCTAACCGTGGATTGCAGGATGCCAACGAATCCTTTGCGCCGGAACGATTCCTGCCGAAACTGTCGCCAATGACCGCCCGCGACCTCGTTCTGCCCTCGTTCTTCGGTGACGCCCTCGCCCTCGGCCCACACTGGGTCTACGACCCGCCGAAGATCGCCGGATGGTACGCTGGCGGCATCCGCTCCTACGACGCGCCCCGCAGCACCTACCACCCGGGAAAGGTCGCCGGCGACTTCACCCACTACGGCGACCAGACACTGGCCCTGCTCGAGTCCCTGGCCGCCGACGACGGCTCCCTCATCAACTGGCCCACCGATTGGCGGCGCTGGGCGGAACACGTTCGCGATGAAAGAACGAGCTACTTTGACGGAGCCACCCGCGGGACCTTGGAAAACTTCACCGCAGGGGAGACCGAGCCCTCCGACTCCCACGATCTCGGCGGCGCATCGCGCATCGCCCCGCTGTTCGCCTTCACCCGCGATGTCGGACAGCTCGTCCCTCTCGCCCGCACCCAGACCGCACTGACCCACGGCGATCCACAGGTCATCGATGCCGCCGAGTTCTTCGCCCGCGCCGCCCTGTCCGTAGCCGGAGGCGCAGGCTTCGAGGAAGCCTTCGACGAAGCCGCCTCGCATCCCTACGACGCCCTGCCCGCCATCGACTGGGTCACTCTCGGCCGCGATGCCGCAGCGGGCGAGCTGGCCGCACAGGCCGGTGAACTCGGCCTCGGCTGCGGGGTCGAAGGCGCATTCCCGATCACCCTCGCGGTCGCCTTCCGCCATGAAGCCGACCCCGTAGAGGCGCTTTCGGCGAATGCCATGCTCGGTGGCGATTCCGCCGCACGCGGCATGCTGTTAGGCCTGCTCATGGGTGCTCGCCATGGCTTGGCGGCATTCCCCGTCAAATGGCGAAAGGAGCTGCGCTCGATCGAAACCATCGAGCGCTTGCTGCCTCAGTGAGCCCTCACGCCACCGGCTTCAAAAGGTAGCCGGCGACCCAGCCTTCCTCGCCGCTGGCATTGCGGCACCAATGCCAGCCGTGGATTTGCTTCAGCGAATCCAGCTCATCGCCGCGGCGAATCACCAGCGTCGTTGGATCGAAGGATTCAAGGGCCGCAAACCGTCCCTCGCCCAGCGGCTCCAGGATATCCTCCGGCACGTAGCCGTCGTTATTGCTATCGTCCTCCGCCCACACCCAGCCCGGCCATGCGCGGTCGACCGGACCCACGGTCACTTCATCGCCCGGCTGCAGGCGGATCGGGTTCGTGTCCTTTTCCTCGTAGTCGGCATTGGCGGTGAAGCGGGGCATGCAGAAATGCTGCCCGAAGACCACCGCGGGAGTCGATGCCCGAAAACGGCATGGAACTCCGGCCCAGCTCAGGCGCGGCAGCGGCGGCGGCGCATCAGGAAGGCGGCACCCGCCAGCCCGAGCGCCATCACCGTATTCGGCTCTGGCACGGCTGAAATGGTCGGCCCGGCCACCGAGGTCTGGACCGCCCCGGAAATGAGGTTCAGGTCGGAGTTCGCCTTCGGCCCGCCCTGCGGGCTGGAAACCACGCTCACCGTCCCGTTCGGGCTCACGATGTTCGCCTGGTAGAAGCTGTTCACCGCCGCTTCCTGATACGCAGCGTCGAAGACCATCGCATTGATCACGTCCACGCCCGAGGCCAGCGCCGCATTGCGGGCCGCTTTCGTGCCAGCCGGGTCGGCCTGATAGAAGCCGGTGGCGTCATCGATGATGGTGATCTGCTGGGTCGTGCCATTCGAGGGGGACGCTGCAATCGAAGCTGCCGCCGAGGTCAGGGCAGCGGCGTAGCTGACGCCCCATCCGACATTCGGATAGGCAATGCTCCGCACGCTGTTGGCGAAATTGAAGAAATCCTGCTGGGTGGTCAGCTCCCTCCACGTGATGGCCACCGGATTGGTCGGCAGGTTGTAGAGCATCACCGAGGACGCCATCTTCCCGTAGACTCCCCCTTGGGTCACCGCCGCATAGAAGCTCGGGCTCTCGAAGGTCTTCGCGACATTGTCGAGGATCAGGTTGAAGTCGCTCTGCGAGTAGGTTTGCGCGTCGACCAGGATCAAAAGCTCGGTATCCACGTTGCCGGCACGCGACGACTGGAGCATCAGCGTGCTTGCCACGGCGAAGGCCAAGGCACCGGAGCGAACTCGGGAAAATTGAGGAAGGGAGGGTTGTTTCACGGCAGTTTTTGAAATTCCGTAATGATTAATTACTAATTTTTGTTAATTTCTCCAATCTTTATTCTTAGCGGCCCATTACCGCGTCCGGTTTTTTGGAAATTCACCGGCATCGGATCACCTCGCCAGCGGCAGCGCCACCACGAAGCAGCCGCCTCCTCCCGCCCCATCCTCATAGCGGACCGTTCCGCCCATCGCCTTCACCAGCTCATGCACGATGTGCAGCCCGAGCCCGGTCGAGAGCTCGTCGCCCGTCGGCCGGGCACTGAGGCGGGTGAACTTGCGAAACAGCTTCGAACGCTCCTCCTCTTTCACCCCGGGGCCTTCGTCCTCGATACGGAAGATCCCTTCGCCGGCCTCGCTCGAAAGGCGGACGCAAATCCGCGATCCCGGCGGCGAAAACTTGATCGCATTCGAAACCAGGTTTTCCAGCGAACACAGCAGCGAGCGGCGGTCGGCCCGGACCAGTATCGTTTCGGCGGCGCTTTCGACCCGCACCTCGGTATCCTTGTCACCAGCGTGGTGGAAAAAGACCTCCACCGCCTGCTCGGCGTGCTCGCGGAGGCACAGCGACACCAGGTCCAGATGCTCCTTCGCCTCCTCCAGCCGCCGGGTCTGAAGCAGCGAGGTGGTCATCTCCAGCGCCCGGTCCACCGAGTGGGTGATGCTATCTACCAGCTGCGCCTGCTTCAGCGATAGCGACCCGGCCTCCTCGGTCAGCATCGCCGCCGCGAACTGCACCCCGCCCAGCGGGTTCTTCAGGTCGTGTGCGACGATCTCTAACAAATGGTTCCGCTCCTCGACGGCGGCCGAGAGGCGCTGGCGCATCTGCCGCAGGTTCAGGTGCAGCTGCACCCGCGACAATAGCTCGGGGCCATGGAAGGGCTTCGTCACATAGTCCACCGCCCCTGCCGCCAGGGCTTCCGTCACGAACCCCTTGTCAGTCACCGCGGACAGGAAAATGATCGGCAGCGCGTGCCACTCCGGTTGGGCCAGCAAGCGGCGGCACAGGTCGAAGCCCGTCATCCCCGGCATCATCACGTCCAGCAGCAGCAGGTCCGGCTTGGCCGTGCGCATCTTCGCCAGTGCTTCCTCACCGCTTCCCGCGGCAATCACCTCGTGGCCCTGTTTCAGCAGCAGCGGCCCCACCACCTGGATGTTCTTCGGCTCGTCATCCACCACCAGGACGAGCGCGGGACCGGAAGGCTGCGGCAACGGATCGAAGTCAGACATCGGCGACAAGCAATTCGATGACACCGGGGAAGGCCTCTAACAAGCGCCCCGCCTCCGCCACATCCATCGTGCCGGCAGCAGTCGCGAGCCGGCGTGCGTAATCTTCCAGCGGCGGGCAATGATGGCTCTCCGCGAGCGCGGCGATCTCCCCGGCAAATCCCGCCGTGGCCTGCGCCGGCACCAGCTTGATCAGGGCCGGCAGCTTGGTTTCCCGCAGCCGCTCCAGCGCCGGGCGAAGCTCCGGCCACGTGCGATCGCTCACGGCGATCACCACCGGTTCCACCGCCTGCGGTCGCGCCGTCGCCGCGGCGGCATGCACCGGCAAGAAGCGTGCAAGCTCCAGATACAGTCGCTCGCGGCTCACCGGCTTGCTCGCGAAGCCGTCGAAGAGCCGCTTGAGATCCCCTTGCTCCTCCAGCGGCATCGAGGCCGACATCGCCACCAGCGGGATGTGTTTGGTCTCCTCGTTCGCCTTCAGCAGGCCGTGCGCGGTGCGACCTTCCGTCACCGGCATGCGCAGGTCCATGAGCACCACCTGCGGTTTCGTGCGCAGGCACAGCATCACCGCCTGCTCGCCGTTCTCCGCCTCCAGCACTTCGTGATGCGTGCCCATCAGGAAGCCGCGGATCAGCTCGCGATTCAGCGGCACATCATCCACCACCAGGATCTTGGCTGGCGCGAGACGGTTGAAATCCACCACCCCATCGCCCACGGTGGTCTGCTCCGCGGCATGGCCCTGGCACGGCCGCACCGGCACCCGCAGGTGAAAGGTGGAACCCTTGCCCGGCGTGCTCCGCGCGCCGATGTCGCCGTTCATCAGCGAGACCAACCGCTCGCAGATGCTCAGCCCCAGGCCCGTGCCTTGGAATTGCCGCCCCTGCTGCGATTCCACCTGATAGAAGGGCCGGAAAATATCGCGCAGCTTGTCCTTCGCGATGCCGATACCGGTGTCTTCCACCTCCACCGCGAGCACCGTCTCGTCCCCTTCGCCCTCGCCGCGCATCGTCACCGTGACGTGGCCGTTGTGGGTGAACTTCACCGCATTGCCGATCAGGTTGACCAGCACCTGCCTCAGCCTCAGTGCGTCGAAGTACAAGTAAGCCGGCACCGAACGCTCGATGCGGATGGTGAACTCCAGCCCCTTCTCCCTCGCCCGGTAGGAGAACAAGGTCTCCAGCCCGTCCGCGAATCGCTTCATCTCCACCGCTTCCGGATTCAGCTCCAGCTTGGCCGCCTCGATCTTCGAAAGGTCGAGGATGTCATTGATGAGCGTCAGCAGCGAACGGCCACTGGTGACGATGGCATGCGCGAAGTGCTTGTTCTGCGGCTTTTCCACCGACTCGTGCAGCAGTTCGCCGAAGCCGAGGATCGCATTCATCGGCGTGCGAATCTCGTGGCTCATCATCGCCAGGAAATCGGTCTTCGCCTTGTCCGCCTGCTCGGCCTTTTCCTTTTCCAGTTCCAGCTCCGCCTCGCGCTCCTTCGCCCCGAGGTAGAGGCCGAGCAAAATCACACCGGTCACACCGGCGAGCAGCGCCACCCCGCCCGTGTTCACCACCACGCGGTTGGTGTCCTTGAAATTCTGCACCATCCGCTGGTTTTGCTCCGTCAGCAGATCCGCCTCTTCCAGGCGCATCGAATCAATGAGCTCCCGGATCTCATCCATCAGCGTCCGGCCGACGTTGGTTCCCACGATCTTCGCAGCGGCGTCGAAGCCCTCGTCGCGGCGCGCATCGATGCCGCTCTTCAGCTCTGCCTTTTTCTCCTCCACCAGCGCCAGGATCCTCTGCATGCGGGCCTGCTGGACCGGATTGTCGTTCGTCAGCTTGGCGAGCGCGTCCATCTTGGCCCCTACCTCTTTGAGAGCTTTCTCATAGGGTGCCAGGTAGTCATCCTCCCCGGTGATGAGGTAACCGCGGTGACCGGTCTCCAGATTGAGCATCGCCACCAGGCAATTTTCCAACTCGATCATCACCTGGTGGGTGTGCGCCACGCTCTTCGCATCCACCAGGATGGCACGGGTGTTCCTCACCGAGGTAAACGCACCGTAAATGATCATCACGAGCGCCACGAGGGCGGGAACCAAATAGCGGGCCTTCAAGTGGCGGCGCATGCGTCCGGGTTGCTTTCTGCTACACGGCACCATCCCGGCCGTGGAGCGACAAGCTCTTTCCTCTAACCGGCTGGTTTCAAGCGTGCTGGAGCCGCAGGCTTGTCCTGAAGCGCGAAATGGGCATCATCCGCCCCCACTATGAAACGCTGGCCGGTTCTCTTCGCCGCCGCGTCGCTGGCATCGACGGCTCACGCCCTCGATGGCAACGGCAATTCGCAGAGCGATGTCTGGGAAATGGTCTTCGGCGCCTCCGGCTTGTCCGCGGCCGCCGATGCCGACCGCGACGGCTGGACGAATGCGCTCGAAAGCATCGCCGGCACCAATCCCTTCGACGGGAAATCGTTTCCTAAGCTCGAGGTGACCACCGCCGGCGGCCTGCCGGTCCTTCAGTGGCAGAGCCTTGCCGGCAAGCGCTACACCATCCACACCGCGAGCAACCTCGTCTCTTGGTCGCCGCTGCAAGCGAACATCGTTGGCACCGGCGGGCCGCTGACATGGCCGCTCGCCCCCGCCGGCGGCCGGGCCTACTTCAAGGTCCAGGCCTCCGACGCCGACTCGGACGGCGATGGCGTCAGCGATTGGGAGGAACTCACCCTCGGCTTCAATCCCGCCACCAACCGCACCGGCCGCTATTCGCAGACGGATTCCCAGCGGGTCACCGCGGGCCTCACCGCGGCAAATACGATAACCGTCTCCGTTTACGATGACACCTGCTCGGAACGCTGGCCGGATCCCGCGGTGCTGGTGCTGCGCCGCAGCGGCGGCCTGAAGCCGCTGGATGTCCAGTTCACCCTCGGCGGCACGGCGACCAGCCCGGACTACACTTCATCCATCTCTGGCACCGTGGCCCACTTCGCTCCCGGCCAGCGCGAGGTCTTCGTGACCATCTCCGCTGTCGATGACGCCGTGCTCAACGAGCCGGCCGAGACCCTCACGCTCACCCTTCAAACCGGCACCGGATACACGATCGGCACCCCGAACTCCGCCAGCGTGACGATGCTCGACCCCAGCGGCCCGTCCGCGAAGGAGGCCGCCCGCTTCCTCATCCAGGCCGCCTTCGGACCCGATCAGGATTCTCCCGCCGATGCTGACCAGATCCCGGAAAACGTGGAGGAGGTCATGACCATGGGCATCGAACCGTGGATCGATGTCCAGATGGCGCGCCCGGTCGGCCGCCTCCTGCCGATGCTCCAGTGGCAAAACGAGCAGCCGGGAAACGGCGATCCCAACGACGCCGAGATCTGGAACAATCGCAAGATGAACGCCTGGTGGGGTCGCGCCATGGGCCTGCCAAAGCTGCGTCCGGACGCCACCCAGACCCAGCTTCCCGATCCGCTGCGCCAGCGCGTCGGCTTTGCCCTCAGCCAGATCTTCGTCATCAGCGACCGCATGGAACGCCTCGCCACCGAGCCCGCGGCGATGGCCCATTACTACGACAAGCTATTGGAGAATAGCTTCGGCAACTACCGCACGCTGCTCAAGGACGTGGCCCTCCATCCCTGCATGGGGCAATACCTCTCCCATCTCGCCAACCGGAAATCCAATCCCGTCGCCAAGACCTTCCCCGACGAGAACTTCGCCCGCGAGATCATGCAGCTCTTCAGCATCGGCCTGTGGATGCTGAATCCCGATGGCACCCGCATCCTCGATGCCCAGGGCAATCCGATCCCGACCTACAACAACGATAACATCACCGAATTCGCCAAGGTCTTCACCGGCCTCTCCTACGGCCGGTTGAACAATGGCAACCCCGCCAACTTCGGTGACTACGAAGGCGACTTCACCGTCCCGATGAAAGGTTGGGACAGCGAGCACGACCTCGGGCCGAAGACGCTCCTGTTAGGCGTGACCACTCCGGCGCGCGTCGCCACCTCGGGAAGTACCGGCACCGCCACCATGGCCGATGTCGATGCCGCGATCGATTGCCTCTTCAATCACCCGAACGTCGGCCCTTTCATCG is a window of Luteolibacter sp. Y139 DNA encoding:
- a CDS encoding ADP-ribosylglycohydrolase family protein codes for the protein MTARDLVLPSFFGDALALGPHWVYDPPKIAGWYAGGIRSYDAPRSTYHPGKVAGDFTHYGDQTLALLESLAADDGSLINWPTDWRRWAEHVRDERTSYFDGATRGTLENFTAGETEPSDSHDLGGASRIAPLFAFTRDVGQLVPLARTQTALTHGDPQVIDAAEFFARAALSVAGGAGFEEAFDEAASHPYDALPAIDWVTLGRDAAAGELAAQAGELGLGCGVEGAFPITLAVAFRHEADPVEALSANAMLGGDSAARGMLLGLLMGARHGLAAFPVKWRKELRSIETIERLLPQ
- a CDS encoding CHASE3 domain-containing protein, which translates into the protein MRRHLKARYLVPALVALVMIIYGAFTSVRNTRAILVDAKSVAHTHQVMIELENCLVAMLNLETGHRGYLITGEDDYLAPYEKALKEVGAKMDALAKLTNDNPVQQARMQRILALVEEKKAELKSGIDARRDEGFDAAAKIVGTNVGRTLMDEIRELIDSMRLEEADLLTEQNQRMVQNFKDTNRVVVNTGGVALLAGVTGVILLGLYLGAKEREAELELEKEKAEQADKAKTDFLAMMSHEIRTPMNAILGFGELLHESVEKPQNKHFAHAIVTSGRSLLTLINDILDLSKIEAAKLELNPEAVEMKRFADGLETLFSYRAREKGLEFTIRIERSVPAYLYFDALRLRQVLVNLIGNAVKFTHNGHVTVTMRGEGEGDETVLAVEVEDTGIGIAKDKLRDIFRPFYQVESQQGRQFQGTGLGLSICERLVSLMNGDIGARSTPGKGSTFHLRVPVRPCQGHAAEQTTVGDGVVDFNRLAPAKILVVDDVPLNRELIRGFLMGTHHEVLEAENGEQAVMLCLRTKPQVVLMDLRMPVTEGRTAHGLLKANEETKHIPLVAMSASMPLEEQGDLKRLFDGFASKPVSRERLYLELARFLPVHAAAATARPQAVEPVVIAVSDRTWPELRPALERLRETKLPALIKLVPAQATAGFAGEIAALAESHHCPPLEDYARRLATAAGTMDVAEAGRLLEAFPGVIELLVADV
- a CDS encoding DUF1800 family protein — protein: MKRWPVLFAAASLASTAHALDGNGNSQSDVWEMVFGASGLSAAADADRDGWTNALESIAGTNPFDGKSFPKLEVTTAGGLPVLQWQSLAGKRYTIHTASNLVSWSPLQANIVGTGGPLTWPLAPAGGRAYFKVQASDADSDGDGVSDWEELTLGFNPATNRTGRYSQTDSQRVTAGLTAANTITVSVYDDTCSERWPDPAVLVLRRSGGLKPLDVQFTLGGTATSPDYTSSISGTVAHFAPGQREVFVTISAVDDAVLNEPAETLTLTLQTGTGYTIGTPNSASVTMLDPSGPSAKEAARFLIQAAFGPDQDSPADADQIPENVEEVMTMGIEPWIDVQMARPVGRLLPMLQWQNEQPGNGDPNDAEIWNNRKMNAWWGRAMGLPKLRPDATQTQLPDPLRQRVGFALSQIFVISDRMERLATEPAAMAHYYDKLLENSFGNYRTLLKDVALHPCMGQYLSHLANRKSNPVAKTFPDENFAREIMQLFSIGLWMLNPDGTRILDAQGNPIPTYNNDNITEFAKVFTGLSYGRLNNGNPANFGDYEGDFTVPMKGWDSEHDLGPKTLLLGVTTPARVATSGSTGTATMADVDAAIDCLFNHPNVGPFIGRLLIQRLVTSNPSPAYISRVSAAFNASPRGDMGRTVKAILMDPEARDAARMSDPTFGKLREPFLKVVNFARAFNASSEEGWYYLSGFAADHVEEPLNSPSVFNFFLPSYTPPGILAQSGLVAPEMQIINASSGVTAPNYFWNAVNGQVGSTAREERAVTLNLEQEMLMNIPSLVFDQYGQTNQQPLDPDPLIRRLDLVLTGGTLTPQSFQIIREALARIGPGSWYWHEDRLKLAIYLIVCSPEFAVQH
- a CDS encoding MDR family NADPH-dependent oxidoreductase; its protein translation is MNALLFHEFGKPAEVLRLEPLELPPLADGEVRLKILAAPVNPADLNLIEGTYGVKPGLPAVPGIEGCGEVVESRSVDFQPGDRAIVLRRAGSWATHVQLAAEDLFKLPVGIDPLQAAMLKVNPATAWRLLTGFGTPEPGSWIVQNAANSGVGRCVIAVAKELGIRTMNLVRRPELIDELLALGADVVVTDDDAGLETAKAATAERPKLAFNCVGGESALRLMNLLAPGGIHITFGAMARRPVTVPNGLLIFKDLQIRGLWITKWIESAAKNELDEAYGKLAGLMLGGSMSVPVDSTYSLEEFGSALERVGGEGRDGKVLLVP
- a CDS encoding SH3 domain-containing protein → MPRFTANADYEEKDTNPIRLQPGDEVTVGPVDRAWPGWVWAEDDSNNDGYVPEDILEPLGEGRFAALESFDPTTLVIRRGDELDSLKQIHGWHWCRNASGEEGWVAGYLLKPVA
- a CDS encoding Glu/Leu/Phe/Val family dehydrogenase, which encodes MRDELLRNPVFAMAATQFDGVADFLGLNDELRERTKWPKRLITVTVPIRHDDGTVRVYFGHRVQHHLTRGPVKGGLRYHPRVDLGEVAALAMWMNWKCALMDLPFGGGKGGITCDPRTMSVGELERITRRYTMEMIPFIGEDIDIMAPDMGTNEQTMAWMTDTYSTHAGRLVPGIVTGKPLSLQGSAGRTQATGHGVAFLACRALNKLNLPIDGATAVVQGFGNVGAHAAYALSNSKVKILGISDVTGAIWNDGGIDTRKLRDHVAAHGSIQGFAEAEPIDPAALLCQPCDILVPAATDMVITGENAPLLKCKVLAEGANGPTTPEADAVLNERGDIFVIPDILCNAGGVTVSYFEWVQNLQRFQWTEREVLTKLETMLESAFSRVLHFSEKHKLPHRTAAQALAIKTVADVKAQRGLFP
- a CDS encoding hybrid sensor histidine kinase/response regulator gives rise to the protein MSDFDPLPQPSGPALVLVVDDEPKNIQVVGPLLLKQGHEVIAAGSGEEALAKMRTAKPDLLLLDVMMPGMTGFDLCRRLLAQPEWHALPIIFLSAVTDKGFVTEALAAGAVDYVTKPFHGPELLSRVQLHLNLRQMRQRLSAAVEERNHLLEIVAHDLKNPLGGVQFAAAMLTEEAGSLSLKQAQLVDSITHSVDRALEMTTSLLQTRRLEEAKEHLDLVSLCLREHAEQAVEVFFHHAGDKDTEVRVESAAETILVRADRRSLLCSLENLVSNAIKFSPPGSRICVRLSSEAGEGIFRIEDEGPGVKEEERSKLFRKFTRLSARPTGDELSTGLGLHIVHELVKAMGGTVRYEDGAGGGGCFVVALPLAR
- a CDS encoding PEP-CTERM sorting domain-containing protein, which encodes MKQPSLPQFSRVRSGALAFAVASTLMLQSSRAGNVDTELLILVDAQTYSQSDFNLILDNVAKTFESPSFYAAVTQGGVYGKMASSVMLYNLPTNPVAITWRELTTQQDFFNFANSVRSIAYPNVGWGVSYAAALTSAAASIAASPSNGTTQQITIIDDATGFYQADPAGTKAARNAALASGVDVINAMVFDAAYQEAAVNSFYQANIVSPNGTVSVVSSPQGGPKANSDLNLISGAVQTSVAGPTISAVPEPNTVMALGLAGAAFLMRRRRCRA